Genomic window (Bosea sp. (in: a-proteobacteria)):
TGAACTTCGTCTCCCGCGACAGCCGCTCAAATTGTTCCGCCTCCCGGCCGGTAAAGATATCCGGCGACGTCGTGTAGAAGCGCGCCTCGCGCATCGTCCGGCAGCTGCTGGTCGACGCGCTTTCGCCATTGAACAGTGTCGCACCCGGCAGCGCCGCCCATCTTTCATCGATCGCCGGAATATCGATCAATCCGCAAAGCGGCTCGCCGAGAAAAGCCAGCGCTATCAGGGTCCCGAACAGCGGAAAACCCGTGATGAAGCTCTTGGTGCCATCGATCGGGTCGATCACCCAGGTCAGATCGCCGCCGTCTTTCCGTCCGGCCTCCTCACCGATGATTCCGTGATGCGGAAATCGTGCGTCGATCAGCTCACGCAAGGTCCGCTCGATCGTCCGATCCGCCACGGTGACCGGGCTCTCGTCGAGCTTCGTATCGATGTCGAGCGTGGTTCGAAAATAGGACCGCGCCAACGGCCTCACCGCATCGGCCATCTCCGCGGCGAAGGAAAGATAATCCCTGGTCTTCGCAAGCAATTCGTCTGTCGCCGTCATAATGCAATGCCTTCAAGCATGGTCCATCGCGGCTGGAGGGCGATCTGGCGCGCCTGCATCCGCTTGCGGGTCCCGGATCAAGGTCGAGATCGAAGGGGGGCAAGAGCATCGCCGGCACGATGTTCGCAGCCGCCTGAAGCCGTTATGTCGGGGGCGGCTGCGGCATCGCCCCCGCGACACAGCCGGAAGGCCGCCTCGAGCATCAGGGCCGTCCCGGCATCCATGTCTTCCGGCCTCGTCCGCTCGGCCTCGTTATGGGCGAGGCCGTTCACGCTCGGCACGAAGACGAGCGCCGTCGGGCAGCAGCCGATGAAGCTCAGCGCGTCGTGCCCGGCGACGGTATCCAGACGCATGACGGGAAGACCAATCGCATGAGCGCAATCTTCGAGGAAATCGACCGGCCCTGCCGGCAGGGATTGGCCGAGGCGGGACGATCGTGACGAAAGGCCGACCTCCACATTCGCCGACGCCGCGGCATCGCGGATAAGCCGAAGCATGGCCTCCTCGGCAGCGCCGAGAATGCCGTCATCCGCGGCCCGGACCTCGGCCGTCATCACGACGCGGTCCGGCACGACATTGGACGAATTCGGCGAAACCAGAAGGCGCCCGACAGAGCTGTGAAGACCCTCGGGCTCGGAATCCGCGAGTGCCCGCAAGGCGACGATGGCACGCGATGCGGCCAGCAGGGCATCTCGCCTGTCGCTCATCGGTGTCGGCCCGGTATGGGCCTGCTCGCCTTCGAAGACGAGATCGAGCTTGACGGCTCCCCAGTTGCGGGTCACCAGGCCGATCTGGAAACCGTGGCGCTCAAGCCTTACGGCCTGCTCCGCATGCAGCTCCAGATAGAAGACGGGGATCGGCGGCGGCGTATCCGTCCCCCGATATCCAATCCCGGAAAGCGCATCGGCCAGCGAAACGCCTTGATCATCGCATGCGGCAAGAACCTCCGCCTGCGTCCGATGCCCGGCGAACACCCCGCTGCCCATCAGGCTCGGACGAAAGCGCGCGCCCTCCTCGTTGGTCCAGTTGACGATGCAGAAGTCCCGCTCGAATCCTTGCCCGCCTCGTTTCGCCTCCATGAGCAGCTCCGCGACCTCGACGGCCGCCATCACGCCCAAGGTTCCGTCGATCCGGCCGCCGCGCGGTTGGCTGTCCAGATGCGAGCCCATCATCACGGCAGGCTGCCCGTTCCGCGCCGCGAGGCCGAACAGCCCGAACTGGTTGCCGACGCCGTCGATCAGAACCTCCGCACCCGCTTCCCGCAGCATGTCGCTCAGCCTGTCGCGGGCGAGCCCATCGGCCCGGGAAGCGCAGGGCCGCGATACGCCTCCGCTGGTAAGGGCGCCGAAGCCGGCGAAATCCTCGACCAGCCGCGCGACCCGGCCGCCTCTGACACGGATTCCTTCAGGGGTGCGGGGCTGCGCCCTCATGACGCGGAACTCCTTCGATGAGCCGGTGCCGAACACCCGATGCCCGCGGATTATCGCTGGTGGAGCCTCGGATTGAGGGCATCGTTCAACGCCTCTCCGACCAGGCTGATCGCCAGCACGGTGACGAGGATGAGGACACCGGGAATCGCCGCCATCCACCAGGCCGTCCGCAGGACAGTCCGCGCGACGCCGATCATATAGCCCCACGACATCACATTGGGGTCGCTGAGCCCGAGAAAGGACAGTCCCGCCTCGGTCAGGATCGCCGTCGCGACCATGAGCGACGCCACCACGATGATCGGCGGCAGCGCGTTCGGCAGGATCTGGCGGATGATGATCCGCCCGTCGCCCATGCCGATGAGCTTGCAAGCCTGGACGTAGTCGCGCGTGCGGTGCGACAGGAATTCCGCCCGGGCGAGCCTGGCGACCGAAGGCCAGGAGACGAGCGCGATCGCGAGGATCACATTGGTGACGGTGGGCGAGAAGATCGCGACCACCACGACCGTGAAGACGAAGGACGGGATCGTCAGGAAGAAATCCGTCGCACGCATCAGGATGGTATCGATCGTGCCGCCATAGTAGCCGGCGACGGCTCCGATCGCGATCCCGATCAGGGTGGCGCAGGCGCTGGCGAGGATTCCGATCAGCAGGGAGACGCGGGCGCCATGCAGCACGCCGGCGAGGATGTCGCGCCCGGAGACGTCCGTGCCGAGCAGATAGCCGTCGAGCGGCGGCAAGGACGGGCGATCGACCATCTCGAACGGGTCGAGCGGATAGAGCAGCGGTCCGAAGACCGCCATGGCGATCACCAGCACGAGTACGATCAGGCCCGCGACGGCGGTGCGGTTCTGACCGAACCGCTTGAGGAAGAGGCGAAAGCCGCTCATGCCACAGCACTCCGGGGATCGAGCAGGCCGTAGATAAGGTCGACGATCAGGCTGACCAGAACGACGCTCACCGAGGAGATGAAGAGAATCCCCAGGAGGAGATCGGTGTCCCGTTGCAGCAGCGCGTCGAAGATCAGCCGGCCGAGGCCGGGCCAGCCGAAGACCGTCTCGACCAGGATCGAACCGCCGAGGAGATGGCCGACCTGGATGCCGATCAGGGTCACCACCGGCAGCAGCGCGTTGCGGAAGGCATGGCGCCAGGTGACCTTCGACTCGCTCAACCCCTTGGCGCGGGCGGTCGAGATATAGTCGAGCGAGAGCACCTCGAGCATCGAGGCGCGCATCAGCCGGGCGTAGACGGCCATGTAGAACAGGCCGAGCGTGACGGCCGGCAGGATCAGGTGATGAGCGATGTCGAGCGCCGCGCTGAGCGGCGTCTGCGTGACGCCGATGCGCATCATCCCCCCGGATGGTAGAAGCCCCAGGGTGATCGAGAACAGCACGATCAGCATCAGGCCGAGCCAGAATTGCGGCGTGGCATAGATGACGAGGGCGAGGACGGAGGTCAGGTTGTCGATCCAGCTCCCCTTGAACCGGGCCGCCGTGACGCCGGCCAGCACGCCGCAGAACACGGCGATGACCAGTGCGGCGAGCATCAGGATGAGGGTCGCCGGCAGGCGCTGCAGGATGAGGTCGATCACGGGAACGCCCTGGATCGCCGACATGCCGAGATCGAGCGTCAGCATCCTCTTCATGTAGTGGACGTATTGCAGCCAGACCGGCTGATCGAGCCCGAGTTCCCGGCGCAGCTGCTCGAGATACTCCACCGTCGCGCTTCCCGTCATGCCGCCGAGGATGTCGGCGGCATCGCCGGGGGCGAGCTTGAGCAGGACGAAGTTCAGGCTCGCGATCGCGATGACGACGGGAACGAGATGAAGGAGCTTCCGCAGGAATGAAGACAGGCCGCCCTGATTCATGGCTGTTCCCTTCTGACAAGTCGCGATCGCAGGCCGAGGCTTGCGCCGCTCAAGGCGGGGCTATTTCTTGATCCAGACGGAATCCCAGTTGGAATAGAGCGAGATGCCGTTGGTGATCAGGCCGTTCACGCGCTTGTTGAAGACGTTGTTGTAGCCCATCTCTATCAGGAAGATGACCGGCAGCTCCTTCTGCAGAATGACCTGCACTTCGTCCCAGATCTTCTTACGCTCTGCGCCGTCCGGAAGCTTGGCGGCCTGCACGAACAGCTCGTCGATGCGCGGGTTCGAGTAACCCATCGAGT
Coding sequences:
- the hisN gene encoding histidinol-phosphatase, with translation MTATDELLAKTRDYLSFAAEMADAVRPLARSYFRTTLDIDTKLDESPVTVADRTIERTLRELIDARFPHHGIIGEEAGRKDGGDLTWVIDPIDGTKSFITGFPLFGTLIALAFLGEPLCGLIDIPAIDERWAALPGATLFNGESASTSSCRTMREARFYTTSPDIFTGREAEQFERLSRETKFRRFGGDCYMYGLLASGHVDLILERGLLPYDYMALVPVVTGAGGVITDWDGKPLTLQSTGRVLAAATPELHSRALEILDH
- a CDS encoding Zn-dependent hydrolase codes for the protein MRAQPRTPEGIRVRGGRVARLVEDFAGFGALTSGGVSRPCASRADGLARDRLSDMLREAGAEVLIDGVGNQFGLFGLAARNGQPAVMMGSHLDSQPRGGRIDGTLGVMAAVEVAELLMEAKRGGQGFERDFCIVNWTNEEGARFRPSLMGSGVFAGHRTQAEVLAACDDQGVSLADALSGIGYRGTDTPPPIPVFYLELHAEQAVRLERHGFQIGLVTRNWGAVKLDLVFEGEQAHTGPTPMSDRRDALLAASRAIVALRALADSEPEGLHSSVGRLLVSPNSSNVVPDRVVMTAEVRAADDGILGAAEEAMLRLIRDAAASANVEVGLSSRSSRLGQSLPAGPVDFLEDCAHAIGLPVMRLDTVAGHDALSFIGCCPTALVFVPSVNGLAHNEAERTRPEDMDAGTALMLEAAFRLCRGGDAAAAPDITASGGCEHRAGDALAPLRSRP
- a CDS encoding ABC transporter permease; protein product: MSGFRLFLKRFGQNRTAVAGLIVLVLVIAMAVFGPLLYPLDPFEMVDRPSLPPLDGYLLGTDVSGRDILAGVLHGARVSLLIGILASACATLIGIAIGAVAGYYGGTIDTILMRATDFFLTIPSFVFTVVVVAIFSPTVTNVILAIALVSWPSVARLARAEFLSHRTRDYVQACKLIGMGDGRIIIRQILPNALPPIIVVASLMVATAILTEAGLSFLGLSDPNVMSWGYMIGVARTVLRTAWWMAAIPGVLILVTVLAISLVGEALNDALNPRLHQR
- a CDS encoding ABC transporter permease — its product is MNQGGLSSFLRKLLHLVPVVIAIASLNFVLLKLAPGDAADILGGMTGSATVEYLEQLRRELGLDQPVWLQYVHYMKRMLTLDLGMSAIQGVPVIDLILQRLPATLILMLAALVIAVFCGVLAGVTAARFKGSWIDNLTSVLALVIYATPQFWLGLMLIVLFSITLGLLPSGGMMRIGVTQTPLSAALDIAHHLILPAVTLGLFYMAVYARLMRASMLEVLSLDYISTARAKGLSESKVTWRHAFRNALLPVVTLIGIQVGHLLGGSILVETVFGWPGLGRLIFDALLQRDTDLLLGILFISSVSVVLVSLIVDLIYGLLDPRSAVA